ATTTCTTGGCTTTTGTCTCATGATGTTGAGGTCCGGAGGCTCAACTGAAAGAGCCATTGGAGGAAGCCCATCTGTAATCAGGTTAATCCAGAGGATCTGAACTGCAAGAAGAGGCAGGATTTGCCATCCCAGAATCGCAATAAGGACTATGAGAACCTCGCCAGTATGAGTTGAGATCCCGTAAGTAATAAAATTCCTAATATTTTTGAATATGTTGCGCCCTTCTTCAACCGCTGCAACAATGGATGCAAAATTATCATCTGTGAGAATCATACTTGAAGCTTCTTTGCTGACATCCGTGCCTGTGATTCCCATAGCTATTCCCATATCTGCAGCTTTGAGGGCAGGGGCATCATTCACCCCGTCCCCTGTCATTGCCACAACATAACCCTTTTTCTTAAAAGCGTCTATTACCCTCAATTTATGGGCAGGATAGACCCTTGCATAAACTGAAATCCTCTCAACCTTCTCTTCGAACTCGGCATCCCCAAGACTATCAAGCTCTGATCCTGTAAGAGTGAGATCGTTTTCCTTTAAAATCCCGAGTTCCTTTGCAATTGCAGACGCCGTAATTTTATGATCTCCTGTTATCATTACAGTTTTAATACCTGCGTCTGCACACTTCTGGATTGCAACCTTTACTTCCTCTCTAGGGGGATCTCTCATGCCCATTAAGCCTGAGAAAATCATATCCTCCTCAATTTCCTCTGCAGTGCGTTCTCCAGAGGAAACTTTCTCAGGAGAGATATCCTCAGCCAGGGGGCGGAATGAGAAAGCCATAACCCTTAGGGCCTGGTCAGCCATTTCCCTGATTTTCCCTGAGATCAATTGTTTTACCTCAGGAGATAAAGCTTTTATTTCACCATCATGAAAAATTTTCGTACATGATTCAAGGATTACTTCAGGAGCTCCCTTTGAGAAAGCAACCAATCCATTTACAGGAAAACTGACTGAGTTAGCTTCCACTCTATTGAGGGTAGCCATTCTTTTTCTTTCAGAGGAAAAGGGGATTTCCCCAAGCCGTGGATATTCCTGATCAAGCTCGGTTTTATGGAGTCCTCCCTTTGCGGCTGCAACCACAAGAGCCGCCTCCGTAGGGTCCCCTTTAATCTCCCATATCCCATCCTTTTTAAAAAGACCAGCATCATTGCAAAGCACAGCCCCCAGAAAGAGAGCCTGAAGATGGGGATCTTCTGCAGGAAATTCCTGATTTTCTTTAAAGAACTCTCCTTCAGGAGAGTATCCAACTCCTGTAACCTTTAAAAGCTGTTCGTTGACACAAATTATCTCAACCGTCATTTTATTCTGTGTAAGTGTGCCTGTTTTGTCCGAGCAGATAACGTCTGTAGCTCCAAGAGTTTCTACAGATGGCAATTTTCTTACGAGGGCATGTCTTTTGATCATTCTCCGAACTCCAAGCCCAAGCCCTACTGTAACAACTGCAGGAAGAGC
This region of Methanosarcina flavescens genomic DNA includes:
- a CDS encoding calcium-translocating P-type ATPase, SERCA-type translates to MYYDQEINSVFEELGVSEEGLSSEEAEKRLEKYGENELKEEEKVSVLRLFISQFKSVLIIILITASIISALLGELIDAIVIIFTVFLAGTLSFAQEYRAEKAIELLRSLTSPEATVIRDGVEKKIPSKKLVPGDLIILQTGDRIPADARVVKEFNLKTDESSLTGESVPVKKSTEALPSETPEADRTNMVYTGTSVAYGRGCAVVTATGMNTAFGELAGLLGTIERSRTPLQDSLDKFGRLIGIATLIIVAFVAILGVLYGFPLFDMFLWGVALAVAAIPEALPAVVTVGLGLGVRRMIKRHALVRKLPSVETLGATDVICSDKTGTLTQNKMTVEIICVNEQLLKVTGVGYSPEGEFFKENQEFPAEDPHLQALFLGAVLCNDAGLFKKDGIWEIKGDPTEAALVVAAAKGGLHKTELDQEYPRLGEIPFSSERKRMATLNRVEANSVSFPVNGLVAFSKGAPEVILESCTKIFHDGEIKALSPEVKQLISGKIREMADQALRVMAFSFRPLAEDISPEKVSSGERTAEEIEEDMIFSGLMGMRDPPREEVKVAIQKCADAGIKTVMITGDHKITASAIAKELGILKENDLTLTGSELDSLGDAEFEEKVERISVYARVYPAHKLRVIDAFKKKGYVVAMTGDGVNDAPALKAADMGIAMGITGTDVSKEASSMILTDDNFASIVAAVEEGRNIFKNIRNFITYGISTHTGEVLIVLIAILGWQILPLLAVQILWINLITDGLPPMALSVEPPDLNIMRQKPRNVKEGVVTRREIIAGLGIGGLIALQGLIVLTWALDRGFPIEKLQTLIFTLVVFSEMFNAFNWRSDRYSVFSLGLFTNKPLVYAVMTTIILQLIVIYVPFFQNAFGTVPLSLSDWEVILPLASTTFIAMELVKYFSGRGHKENKYEKTKSD